A single window of Sulfitobacter sp. JL08 DNA harbors:
- the lpxB gene encoding lipid-A-disaccharide synthase, which translates to MRVFIVAGEPSGDKLGAALMTGLQTLAGDVQFEGIGGPLMQDCGLVSRFDMSELSVMGIAEVLPRYRALMRRINETAAAVIHTAPDVLITIDSPDFCLRVARRVRAGAPGIRTVHYVAPTVWAWRPGRAAKMAEMIDHVLALFPFEPPLMQAAGMDCDFVGHPVVAEPVATAEEAAAFRTRSGIGRAPFVLVLPGSRRGEVTRLAPIFRSAVQQMIKERPDLRIVVPAAAPVAGLLQDIVPHWPGDPILLDPRAAPPETALSQKRAAFAAADVALAASGTVSLELAAVATPMVIAYDMNWFSRQIIARMLKVDTVTLVNLVSDTRVVPEFLGPRCKPDLISAAVLQVLDHPDAQQQEMEVTMQRLGRDDLDPGLRAAQSVLDFLA; encoded by the coding sequence ATGCGTGTCTTTATTGTTGCCGGCGAACCATCGGGCGACAAACTGGGCGCGGCCCTGATGACAGGGCTGCAAACGCTGGCCGGGGATGTACAGTTTGAAGGCATTGGCGGGCCACTGATGCAGGACTGCGGCCTTGTCAGCCGGTTCGATATGTCCGAACTCAGCGTCATGGGGATCGCCGAGGTTCTGCCAAGATACCGCGCCCTGATGCGCCGGATCAACGAAACAGCCGCCGCCGTGATCCACACGGCGCCCGATGTTCTGATCACCATCGACAGCCCCGATTTCTGCCTGCGCGTCGCGCGCCGGGTGCGGGCAGGCGCACCCGGCATCCGGACCGTCCACTATGTCGCGCCCACTGTCTGGGCATGGCGACCGGGACGGGCAGCCAAAATGGCAGAAATGATCGATCATGTGCTGGCCCTGTTCCCGTTCGAACCGCCACTGATGCAGGCGGCAGGCATGGACTGTGATTTTGTCGGCCATCCGGTCGTCGCCGAACCGGTCGCCACAGCGGAAGAGGCAGCCGCCTTTCGCACCCGCAGCGGCATCGGGCGCGCGCCCTTTGTTCTGGTTCTGCCCGGCTCGCGCCGGGGCGAAGTTACGCGGCTGGCGCCGATCTTTCGTTCCGCCGTGCAGCAGATGATCAAGGAACGACCCGATCTGCGCATCGTCGTCCCCGCCGCGGCCCCGGTGGCGGGCCTGTTGCAGGATATCGTTCCACACTGGCCCGGCGATCCCATCCTTCTTGATCCGCGCGCAGCACCCCCAGAAACGGCCCTGTCGCAAAAACGCGCCGCTTTTGCAGCCGCAGACGTTGCGCTGGCCGCATCGGGCACCGTATCTCTGGAACTGGCCGCTGTCGCAACCCCGATGGTGATTGCCTACGATATGAACTGGTTCTCGCGCCAGATCATTGCCCGCATGCTCAAGGTCGATACGGTCACGCTGGTCAATCTGGTCTCGGACACACGCGTCGTGCCCGAATTTCTGGGGCCACGCTGCAAACCCGATCTGATTTCAGCTGCGGTACTGCAGGTCCTGGATCATCCCGATGCGCAACAGCAGGAGATGGAGGTCACGATGCAGCGCCTTGGGCGCGACGATCTTGATCCGGGCCTGCGCGCTGCACAATCGGTGCTGGATTTTCTGGCCTAG
- a CDS encoding LpxI family protein, which translates to MLALIAGQGMLPGILAAHMDQPPLICALEGIEPDGLTPDMVFRIETLGSFLASMSDKGINEVCFAGAITRPVIDPAAIDAATLPLVPVLHAAIQSGDDSALRAVMGIFENHGFSIRAAHEIVPSLLPDAGILGQVQPGAQDETDAARGAAIVSAMAQVDIGQACVVAQGQALAVEALFGTDWMLASLAQRPAHPKGGLLFKAPKPEQDRRADLPTIGPSTVRAVQDAGLRGIVVEAGGVMILERDAVIKACDAAGLFLWVRA; encoded by the coding sequence ATGCTGGCACTGATCGCGGGGCAGGGCATGCTGCCGGGCATTCTGGCGGCGCACATGGATCAACCGCCGTTGATTTGCGCCCTTGAAGGGATTGAACCTGACGGTCTGACACCGGATATGGTGTTCCGGATCGAAACACTGGGCAGCTTTCTGGCGTCGATGTCTGACAAGGGCATTAACGAAGTCTGCTTTGCCGGTGCCATAACGCGCCCTGTCATTGATCCGGCGGCGATTGATGCCGCAACGCTGCCGCTGGTGCCTGTTTTGCACGCCGCGATTCAAAGCGGCGACGACAGTGCCCTGCGCGCGGTGATGGGGATATTCGAAAACCACGGCTTTAGCATTCGCGCCGCGCACGAGATCGTACCGTCCCTGTTGCCGGATGCGGGAATACTGGGGCAGGTGCAGCCCGGTGCACAGGATGAAACCGATGCCGCCCGCGGCGCCGCAATCGTGTCAGCCATGGCACAGGTCGATATCGGGCAGGCCTGTGTTGTTGCGCAAGGACAGGCGCTTGCAGTGGAAGCCCTGTTTGGCACAGACTGGATGCTGGCATCGCTCGCTCAGCGCCCCGCGCACCCGAAGGGCGGTCTTTTGTTCAAAGCTCCAAAACCGGAACAGGACAGACGCGCCGATCTGCCGACTATCGGCCCATCCACGGTGCGCGCGGTGCAGGATGCCGGATTACGTGGCATCGTGGTCGAGGCCGGCGGCGTCATGATCCTTGAGCGTGACGCGGTGATCAAGGCCTGCGATGCCGCCGGCCTGTTCCTTTGGGTTCGTGCATGA
- the bamA gene encoding outer membrane protein assembly factor BamA, translated as MTFAVSPRGAQAQNYTFSNIDIQGNKRIEDIAILTYAGITRGQTITAGELNDVYRRIEDSGVFETVELDPRGNTLVITVTERPTVNQINFEGNSRVRDNELRAIVGSTQRRVFIPEQAERDAAAIADVYAQEGRLAAKVTPKIIRLSDNRVDLVFEILEGDTIEIERLTFVGNRAYTDRRLRQVLGTKQAGLLRALIRSDTLIEDRIEFDKQLLTDFYQSRGYVDFRINSVNAELSRERDGYFLVFNIQEGQQFRFGQITTVSEMPGVDAQEYQDNLKVKPGVVYSPTLVENSIARMERLGIANGVDFMRIDPRITRNDRDLTLDVEFALVKGPRIFVERIDIEGNTTTLDQVVRRQFRIVEGDPFNPREIRESAERIRALGYFSSADVEAREGSSPDQVIVDVDVEELPTGALNFGGSFSTSDGFGILISFREDNFLGRGQRFGIDLSTAQEAQRYGFSFTEPALLGRDLSLGVAIDFFENENSYASYDVEKLIFRPELSFPVSDNGRVSFNYKAERTDMNRRTPREDGVVIGNEINVGEQWTSSIGYVYSYDSRRVGLNPNAGYLFEFGQDFAGIGGDNEYVRTQATAIAQTKVLNEEVTLRATLEGGMLNWLSGTSRVTDRFLLDPSTMRGFETGGIGPRDQTLGASDGLGGNLFVVARFEAEFPLGLPEELGIMGGVFYDVGNLWDLSDVNLTGGNIIGESGSFRHVVGVSLFWETPLGPLRFNFSNALVKESFDDEQQFDLTISARF; from the coding sequence ATGACTTTTGCAGTGTCTCCGCGCGGCGCGCAGGCGCAGAACTACACCTTCTCAAACATAGATATTCAGGGCAACAAGCGGATCGAAGACATCGCTATCCTGACCTATGCGGGAATCACGCGGGGCCAGACAATCACTGCCGGTGAACTGAACGATGTGTACCGACGGATCGAGGATAGTGGCGTTTTTGAAACAGTCGAGCTTGATCCGCGCGGGAATACGCTTGTTATTACAGTCACGGAACGCCCCACGGTCAATCAGATCAACTTTGAAGGCAACAGCCGGGTGCGCGACAATGAATTGCGCGCCATCGTCGGGTCGACCCAGCGCCGCGTATTCATTCCCGAACAGGCGGAACGGGACGCCGCAGCCATCGCAGACGTCTACGCCCAGGAAGGACGGCTGGCCGCCAAGGTCACACCAAAGATCATCCGCCTGAGCGACAACCGCGTTGATCTTGTCTTTGAAATTCTGGAAGGCGACACGATCGAGATCGAACGCCTGACCTTTGTGGGCAACCGCGCCTATACTGACCGGCGCCTGCGTCAGGTGCTGGGCACGAAACAGGCAGGCCTTTTGCGGGCGCTTATCCGGTCCGACACCTTGATCGAAGACCGGATCGAATTCGACAAGCAGTTGCTGACGGATTTCTACCAGTCACGCGGGTACGTCGATTTCCGGATCAACAGCGTAAACGCCGAACTGTCGCGCGAACGCGACGGGTACTTTCTAGTGTTCAACATTCAGGAAGGCCAGCAGTTCCGGTTCGGTCAGATTACAACCGTCAGTGAAATGCCGGGCGTGGACGCGCAGGAATACCAGGACAATCTGAAAGTGAAGCCCGGTGTCGTCTATTCGCCAACGCTGGTCGAAAACTCGATTGCCCGGATGGAACGTTTGGGGATCGCGAACGGCGTTGATTTCATGCGGATTGATCCGCGCATTACCCGCAACGACCGAGATCTGACACTTGATGTCGAATTCGCGCTGGTCAAAGGCCCGCGGATTTTTGTCGAACGGATCGACATTGAAGGCAACACGACCACACTGGATCAGGTTGTGCGGCGCCAGTTCCGCATCGTTGAAGGCGATCCGTTCAATCCGCGCGAAATCCGCGAAAGCGCCGAACGCATCCGCGCTTTGGGGTATTTTTCCAGCGCTGATGTGGAAGCCCGCGAAGGCAGCAGCCCCGATCAGGTGATTGTGGATGTGGACGTGGAAGAGCTTCCCACAGGCGCGCTGAACTTTGGTGGTTCATTTTCAACCTCTGATGGTTTTGGTATTCTGATCAGCTTCCGCGAAGACAACTTTCTGGGCCGTGGTCAGCGATTTGGAATTGATCTGTCCACCGCGCAAGAGGCGCAGCGTTACGGCTTCAGCTTTACAGAGCCCGCATTGCTGGGCCGTGACCTCAGCCTTGGGGTGGCCATCGATTTCTTCGAAAACGAAAACTCCTATGCCAGCTACGACGTTGAAAAGCTGATCTTCCGTCCTGAACTGTCATTCCCGGTCAGTGACAACGGCCGAGTGTCTTTCAATTACAAGGCCGAACGGACCGATATGAACCGCCGCACACCGCGCGAAGACGGTGTCGTGATCGGCAACGAAATCAATGTCGGCGAACAATGGACCAGCTCGATCGGCTATGTGTATTCCTATGATTCACGCCGGGTCGGTCTGAACCCCAATGCCGGGTACCTGTTTGAATTCGGTCAGGATTTTGCGGGGATCGGGGGCGACAACGAATATGTCAGAACCCAGGCCACCGCGATTGCCCAGACCAAGGTGCTGAACGAGGAAGTCACGTTGCGGGCCACACTTGAGGGCGGCATGTTGAACTGGTTGAGCGGCACCAGCCGCGTCACCGACCGTTTCCTGCTGGACCCAAGCACGATGCGCGGGTTTGAAACCGGCGGTATCGGCCCACGCGATCAAACTCTGGGCGCGTCCGACGGTCTGGGCGGCAACCTGTTCGTCGTGGCACGGTTCGAGGCGGAATTCCCGCTGGGCCTGCCCGAAGAACTGGGGATCATGGGCGGCGTGTTCTATGACGTCGGCAATCTGTGGGATCTGTCGGATGTAAACCTGACGGGCGGCAATATCATTGGCGAAAGCGGATCGTTCCGCCATGTTGTCGGCGTGTCGCTTTTCTGGGAAACGCCGCTTGGGCCGTTGCGGTTCAACTTTTCCAACGCACTTGTCAAAGAAAGCTTTGACGACGAACAGCAGTTCGACCTGACCATTTCAGCAAGGTTCTGA
- the dxr gene encoding 1-deoxy-D-xylulose-5-phosphate reductoisomerase, with amino-acid sequence MRQVSVLGATGSVGQNTIDLIRRSREDYDVVALTGDQNIAQLAQDAKDLRAQVAVTADPDRLDDLRAALAGSEVEAAAGLTALTEAAARPADWIMSAIVGAAGLAPGLAALKQGCTLALANKESLVCAGALMLDTAHRNGAHLIPVDSEHSAVFQALVGEDIGAVETVTITSSGGAFRDWPIDDLAQATVAQASTHPNFAMGQRITIDSATMFNKSMEVIEARELFDLEPDQIKVLIQPEQIIHAIVAFRDGGLMAHLGAPDMRHAIGYALHWPDRRDLPVERLDLAQIGSLSFKTPDTARYPALRLAGRVMESRGLSGAVFNGAKERALDAFIAGRIGFLQMAEVVERVLDALSARSGLIDATMTLDIVAQTDHLAREHADIVMKNLDR; translated from the coding sequence ATGCGTCAGGTTTCAGTGCTGGGGGCCACGGGATCTGTCGGGCAGAACACGATCGATCTGATCCGGCGGTCACGCGAAGACTATGATGTGGTTGCGCTGACGGGTGATCAGAACATCGCGCAACTGGCACAGGATGCCAAAGACCTGCGCGCGCAAGTGGCCGTTACAGCCGACCCAGATCGTCTGGATGATTTGCGCGCAGCCCTTGCAGGCAGCGAAGTTGAGGCCGCCGCCGGCCTTACCGCCCTGACCGAAGCTGCTGCGCGCCCCGCCGATTGGATCATGTCGGCTATCGTCGGTGCTGCGGGCCTTGCTCCGGGCCTCGCCGCACTAAAACAGGGGTGCACACTGGCGCTGGCCAACAAGGAATCGCTGGTCTGTGCGGGCGCGCTGATGCTGGACACGGCACACCGGAACGGCGCGCATCTGATCCCTGTCGACAGCGAACATTCTGCCGTGTTCCAGGCCCTTGTCGGCGAGGATATCGGCGCTGTTGAAACCGTCACGATCACATCATCGGGCGGGGCGTTCCGGGACTGGCCGATTGATGATCTGGCACAGGCAACGGTTGCCCAGGCCTCGACCCACCCGAATTTCGCGATGGGCCAGCGCATCACGATCGACAGTGCGACGATGTTTAACAAATCCATGGAAGTCATTGAAGCGCGTGAACTTTTTGACCTTGAGCCAGACCAGATCAAGGTGCTGATCCAGCCCGAACAGATCATTCACGCCATAGTCGCGTTCAGGGATGGTGGCCTGATGGCGCATCTGGGCGCACCGGACATGCGCCACGCCATCGGTTATGCGCTGCACTGGCCCGACCGGCGCGATCTGCCGGTTGAGCGGCTGGACCTAGCGCAGATCGGATCGCTGTCGTTCAAAACCCCCGACACGGCCCGCTATCCGGCCCTGCGGCTGGCCGGACGGGTGATGGAATCCCGCGGATTGAGCGGCGCAGTGTTCAATGGTGCCAAGGAACGGGCGCTGGATGCATTTATCGCCGGACGCATCGGATTTTTGCAAATGGCCGAAGTGGTAGAGCGTGTTCTGGACGCGTTGAGTGCGCGTTCGGGCCTTATTGATGCCACGATGACCCTTGATATCGTGGCCCAGACGGACCATCTGGCCAGAGAACATGCCGATATCGTAATGAAAAACCTGGACCGGTAG
- the lpxA gene encoding acyl-ACP--UDP-N-acetylglucosamine O-acyltransferase has translation MAQIHPSAIIEDGAVIGKGCIIGPFCVVGAHVVLGSGVELKSHVVVTGHTSIGHDTVVFPFSVIGEIPQDLKFRGESSRLEIGDRNRIREHVTMNAGTDGGGGVTRIGDDGLFMAGCHIAHDAQVGDRVIVVNSAAVAGHCVIGDDVIIGGLSGIHQWVRIGQGAIIGAVTMVTHDVIPYGLVQAARGELDGLNLVGLKRRGVARADITALRSAFHTLAQGQGTFQARAAELAETNQNTYVQELLDFVLGDSDRSFLTPR, from the coding sequence ATGGCACAGATACATCCCAGCGCGATCATCGAAGATGGCGCGGTGATCGGCAAGGGCTGTATCATCGGGCCCTTTTGTGTGGTCGGAGCGCATGTCGTTCTGGGCAGCGGTGTCGAACTCAAAAGCCACGTTGTGGTCACCGGCCATACAAGCATCGGCCATGATACGGTGGTGTTTCCGTTTTCCGTGATCGGTGAAATCCCGCAAGATCTGAAATTCCGCGGCGAATCCAGCCGCCTTGAAATCGGTGACCGTAACCGCATCCGCGAACACGTGACGATGAATGCCGGCACCGATGGCGGCGGCGGCGTGACCAGAATTGGCGATGACGGTCTGTTCATGGCCGGATGCCATATCGCGCATGATGCCCAGGTGGGTGATCGGGTGATTGTGGTCAATTCTGCGGCAGTGGCCGGCCATTGCGTGATCGGCGATGATGTGATCATCGGCGGTTTGTCCGGTATCCATCAATGGGTGCGCATCGGGCAGGGCGCGATCATCGGCGCGGTCACGATGGTGACGCATGATGTTATTCCCTATGGTTTGGTTCAGGCCGCGCGCGGTGAACTCGATGGGTTGAACCTTGTCGGGTTAAAGCGGCGCGGTGTCGCACGGGCGGACATCACCGCCCTGCGCTCGGCATTCCACACCCTTGCACAGGGTCAGGGCACGTTTCAGGCCCGCGCCGCTGAACTGGCGGAAACCAATCAAAACACCTATGTTCAGGAACTGCTGGATTTTGTCCTTGGCGACAGTGACCGGTCTTTCCTGACACCACGCTGA
- the mnmA gene encoding tRNA 2-thiouridine(34) synthase MnmA, with protein sequence MALDEHTQLNSLGFAKPPADTRVVVAMSGGVDSSVVAAQLASEGYDVVGVTLQLYDHGAALAKKGACCAGLDIHDARRVAEDMGFPHYVLDYENIFKDAVIDEFADSYLAGATPVPCIRCNERVKFKDLLETAKDLEADCMATGHYIQRKMGVHGPELHSAEDANRDQSYFLFSTTPDQLEYLRFPLGHLPSKDATRALASKFGLVVADKPDSQDICFVPNGDYASVIEKLRPEAADPGDIVDTNGTVLGRHTGVVHYTIGQRRGLGIGGLEDPLYVVKLDVEKKHVIVGPKEMLATRTIPVREINWLGDAPLDSQVEWHVSVKVRSTRPPSEAIIRPLSATTAQVELLTPEQGVSPGQACVFYETGGSRIFGGGWIWRGA encoded by the coding sequence ATGGCGCTGGATGAACATACGCAACTGAATTCGCTGGGATTTGCCAAGCCGCCTGCGGACACGCGGGTTGTGGTTGCCATGTCGGGGGGCGTGGACAGTTCGGTTGTGGCCGCTCAACTGGCCAGCGAAGGCTATGATGTGGTTGGCGTGACGCTGCAATTATACGATCACGGCGCGGCGCTGGCCAAGAAAGGCGCGTGTTGCGCGGGTCTGGATATTCACGACGCGCGGCGTGTGGCCGAAGACATGGGGTTTCCCCATTATGTGCTGGATTACGAAAACATCTTTAAGGATGCAGTGATTGATGAATTCGCCGACAGTTATCTGGCCGGCGCAACCCCTGTGCCCTGTATCCGCTGCAACGAACGGGTGAAATTCAAGGATCTGCTGGAAACGGCCAAGGATCTTGAGGCCGACTGCATGGCAACGGGCCACTACATCCAGCGCAAGATGGGTGTGCACGGGCCGGAACTGCATTCCGCCGAAGACGCCAACCGCGATCAAAGCTATTTCCTGTTTTCGACAACGCCTGATCAGTTGGAATACTTGCGCTTTCCGCTGGGCCATCTGCCGTCCAAGGACGCGACGCGCGCGCTGGCCTCGAAATTCGGGCTGGTCGTGGCTGACAAACCGGACAGTCAGGATATCTGTTTCGTGCCGAACGGGGATTACGCCTCGGTGATCGAAAAACTGCGCCCCGAAGCTGCCGATCCCGGTGACATCGTGGATACGAACGGCACGGTTCTGGGACGTCACACCGGCGTAGTGCATTACACCATCGGCCAGCGACGCGGCCTGGGGATCGGCGGTCTGGAAGATCCGCTATACGTGGTGAAACTGGATGTCGAAAAGAAACACGTGATCGTCGGCCCTAAGGAAATGCTGGCCACCAGGACAATACCGGTGCGCGAGATCAACTGGCTGGGTGATGCCCCGCTGGACAGTCAGGTGGAATGGCACGTTTCGGTCAAGGTGCGTTCGACCCGCCCGCCCAGCGAAGCGATCATACGGCCGCTGTCAGCGACGACCGCGCAAGTGGAACTGCTGACGCCGGAACAGGGCGTGTCGCCGGGGCAGGCCTGTGTGTTCTATGAAACCGGCGGCAGCCGGATTTTCGGCGGCGGCTGGATCTGGCGCGGGGCCTAG
- a CDS encoding OmpH family outer membrane protein has translation MRALRAFAFGTFLICQGVLGSVPALAQSLGTVVSPILTIESDRFYAQSAFGKRVASEIEAEGAILSAENRRIEADLTAEEKALADQRAEMDPQAFRALADAFDEKVQTIRRTQDAKARALNLRNEAERTTFVNTAGPVLEVLMRDAGAAVILERRSVFLSANAIDVTDEAIQRMDAAFGDGSQLPKE, from the coding sequence ATGCGGGCCTTGCGTGCCTTTGCGTTCGGCACGTTCCTGATCTGTCAGGGCGTGTTGGGTTCTGTGCCGGCTCTGGCACAATCCCTTGGAACGGTGGTCAGCCCGATACTGACCATCGAATCCGATCGCTTCTATGCGCAATCGGCCTTTGGCAAACGGGTTGCTTCGGAAATCGAAGCCGAAGGTGCCATTCTGTCTGCCGAAAACCGCAGGATCGAAGCCGACCTGACAGCAGAAGAAAAAGCACTGGCCGACCAGCGCGCCGAGATGGACCCGCAGGCGTTCCGCGCATTGGCCGATGCCTTCGATGAAAAGGTCCAGACCATAAGACGGACACAGGACGCCAAGGCGCGCGCCCTTAACCTGCGAAACGAGGCGGAACGCACGACTTTCGTCAACACCGCCGGTCCGGTGCTTGAGGTTCTGATGCGCGATGCCGGCGCGGCTGTCATTCTTGAACGGCGCAGCGTATTCCTGAGCGCGAACGCCATTGATGTCACCGACGAGGCGATACAGCGTATGGATGCCGCTTTTGGCGACGGCAGCCAGCTTCCGAAAGAGTAG
- the rseP gene encoding RIP metalloprotease RseP: protein MDILGLIPQFGGVIWTLIAFVVALSVIVAIHEYGHYIVGRWTGIEADVFSLGFGPVLFSRVDKHGTKWQFALLPFGGYVKFKGDANAASGKDVEAMEATPPEELRKTMHGAPLWARTLTVAAGPAFNFALSILVFTGFALTNGVTAVPLAVGELRDMPPEQVQDLQPGDQIIEIGGLPVPDFTDAEAFDAFETKLPRASVLDYKVQRDGEDIIVQGPYLMPPLVVGVSPQSAAMDIEIKTGDVITAIDGAPIYAFEQLKDAVEGSDGRVLLLNVWRDGQNIDFALKPKRTDEPQADGGFATNWRIGIAGGMIFEPATTTPGFGTAIWSGITQTEMILSGSISGLWHMITGAISTCNMSGPIGIAQVSGEMASQGAQNFIWFIAVLSAAVGLLNLFPIPALDGGHLVFYAYEAVVGKPPSDGALRILMAVGISLVLTLMAFALWNDIFCP from the coding sequence TTGGATATTTTGGGGCTGATACCGCAATTCGGCGGCGTGATCTGGACATTGATTGCCTTTGTTGTGGCGCTGTCCGTGATTGTCGCGATTCATGAATACGGCCACTACATCGTGGGCCGCTGGACAGGGATCGAAGCCGATGTGTTCAGCCTTGGGTTCGGGCCGGTTCTGTTCAGCCGCGTCGATAAACACGGCACCAAATGGCAATTCGCCCTGCTGCCGTTCGGCGGCTATGTGAAATTCAAGGGCGACGCCAACGCCGCGTCCGGCAAAGACGTCGAAGCGATGGAGGCCACGCCCCCCGAAGAATTGCGCAAAACGATGCATGGCGCGCCGCTTTGGGCGCGGACGCTGACCGTGGCTGCCGGCCCTGCATTCAACTTTGCGCTGTCCATTCTGGTATTTACCGGATTTGCCCTGACAAACGGGGTAACAGCCGTGCCTTTGGCCGTGGGCGAGTTGCGCGACATGCCACCCGAACAGGTGCAGGATCTGCAACCCGGGGATCAGATCATTGAAATCGGCGGCTTGCCCGTACCCGATTTCACCGACGCCGAGGCATTCGATGCATTCGAGACCAAACTGCCGCGCGCATCTGTGCTGGATTACAAAGTGCAGCGTGACGGCGAAGACATCATTGTGCAGGGGCCGTATCTGATGCCGCCACTGGTGGTTGGGGTTTCTCCGCAAAGCGCCGCGATGGATATCGAGATCAAGACCGGCGATGTGATCACCGCGATTGATGGTGCGCCGATCTATGCGTTTGAACAGTTGAAAGACGCTGTGGAAGGGTCTGACGGGCGGGTTCTGCTGTTGAACGTCTGGCGCGACGGACAGAATATCGATTTCGCGTTAAAGCCCAAACGCACCGACGAACCGCAGGCCGATGGCGGGTTTGCCACAAACTGGCGCATCGGCATTGCCGGCGGCATGATATTTGAACCGGCAACAACCACCCCCGGCTTTGGCACCGCAATCTGGAGCGGGATCACCCAGACCGAAATGATCCTGTCAGGGTCCATTTCAGGGCTGTGGCACATGATCACAGGAGCAATCAGCACCTGCAACATGTCCGGCCCGATCGGCATCGCCCAGGTGTCGGGCGAAATGGCTTCGCAGGGCGCACAGAACTTTATCTGGTTTATTGCCGTACTGTCTGCGGCCGTCGGATTGCTGAACCTGTTTCCGATCCCCGCACTGGATGGCGGGCATCTGGTATTTTACGCCTACGAGGCTGTTGTGGGCAAACCACCCAGTGACGGCGCGCTGCGTATTCTGATGGCGGTCGGCATTTCTCTGGTTCTTACATTGATGGCTTTTGCCCTTTGGAACGACATTTTTTGCCCCTGA
- the fabZ gene encoding 3-hydroxyacyl-ACP dehydratase FabZ has protein sequence MTSQLLSADIQLIQRILPHRYPFLLIDKVIDIDGTSSATGIKNVTMNEPHFQGHFPGLPIMPGVTIVEAMAQTAAIMVGVALDMADKEMKVYFLAIDSCKFRRKVVPGDVLSMKLTTKRGKPGGKVWKFNGVASVGDEMAAEADFTAMMDMG, from the coding sequence ATGACTTCACAGCTTCTTAGCGCAGATATCCAGTTGATCCAGCGGATCCTGCCGCATCGCTATCCGTTTCTGCTGATTGACAAGGTCATCGACATTGACGGAACATCATCGGCGACAGGCATCAAGAATGTCACCATGAACGAACCCCATTTTCAGGGCCATTTTCCCGGTCTGCCGATCATGCCCGGCGTGACCATTGTCGAGGCAATGGCCCAGACGGCGGCGATCATGGTCGGGGTGGCGCTGGATATGGCAGACAAGGAAATGAAAGTTTATTTTCTGGCCATTGATTCATGCAAATTCCGCCGCAAGGTTGTGCCCGGCGATGTGCTTAGCATGAAACTGACCACCAAACGGGGCAAGCCCGGCGGCAAGGTCTGGAAATTCAACGGCGTTGCATCTGTGGGTGATGAAATGGCCGCCGAGGCCGATTTTACCGCCATGATGGACATGGGTTAG
- the sciP gene encoding CtrA inhibitor SciP encodes MYLKKVDGPRAVTLPDGRVMTRADLPEPTTRRWVASRKAAVVRGVVYGLITRDDALKLYDISGEEFQAWLDAVSDHGEAALKTTALQKYRLP; translated from the coding sequence ATGTATCTCAAAAAAGTAGACGGCCCGCGTGCGGTCACGTTGCCGGACGGTCGGGTCATGACCCGTGCCGACCTGCCCGAACCCACGACCCGCCGCTGGGTCGCCTCGCGCAAGGCCGCGGTGGTGCGCGGTGTGGTTTACGGCCTGATTACACGCGACGATGCATTGAAACTTTACGATATCTCGGGTGAGGAGTTTCAGGCCTGGCTTGACGCCGTCAGCGATCACGGAGAAGCGGCTTTGAAAACAACTGCCTTGCAAAAGTATAGACTACCCTAG